From a region of the Cryptosporangium phraense genome:
- the paaD gene encoding 1,2-phenylacetyl-CoA epoxidase subunit PaaD — MGVEGLAARAWAVAGEVRDPEMPMLTLADLGVLRGVQVEGDVVITSITPTYSGCPAMATMRDDLIDRLTHAGFARVEVRVVLDPAWSSDWISDRGRAALSEAGLSPPALSRSRRAGRDGAGPRGGGPVARGGGPAARGGDAGVWGGGPGTWGGGPVALSLGPIRRALRCPRCGSAHTQLLSEFGATACKALYRCTECLEPFEHVKEI, encoded by the coding sequence ATGGGCGTGGAGGGGCTGGCGGCTCGGGCGTGGGCGGTGGCGGGTGAGGTTCGAGATCCGGAGATGCCGATGCTGACGCTGGCTGATCTCGGTGTGCTGCGAGGGGTCCAGGTAGAGGGTGACGTCGTCATCACGTCGATCACGCCGACGTACTCGGGATGTCCGGCCATGGCGACCATGCGCGACGACCTGATTGATCGGCTCACCCACGCAGGGTTCGCACGGGTCGAGGTGAGGGTCGTGCTCGATCCGGCGTGGTCCAGCGACTGGATCTCCGATCGCGGCCGGGCCGCCCTGTCCGAGGCCGGACTCTCACCTCCCGCACTCTCGCGTTCCCGCCGCGCCGGACGGGATGGCGCGGGCCCGCGCGGCGGCGGGCCGGTGGCGCGGGGCGGCGGCCCGGCGGCGCGGGGCGGTGACGCGGGCGTGTGGGGTGGCGGCCCGGGAACGTGGGGCGGGGGGCCGGTGGCGCTGTCGCTCGGGCCGATCCGTCGCGCGCTGCGCTGTCCGCGCTGCGGCTCGGCGCACACCCAGCTCCTGTCGGAGTTCGGCGCCACCGCCTGCAAGGCGCTCTACCGCTGTACCGAGTGCCTCGAGCCGTTCGAACACGTGAAGGAGATCTGA
- the paaE gene encoding 1,2-phenylacetyl-CoA epoxidase subunit PaaE translates to MTAPAVSHRVSATFHPLTVTAVERLCDDAVAVTFAVPDELREAYAFRAGQSLTLRRTIDGREERRSYSICAATGQNPRIGVREIPTGLFSSWLVHDVRPGTTIDVQTPTGTWHADPALGERHLCIAAGSGITPVMSIASTVLTHPSAHVSLLYGNRTSRTVMFADELGDLKNRYGPRLQVTHVLSREPRDVELFSGRLDRDRLRRLLTDVVPVETYDHVWLCGPLAMVDDARAVLAECGVPPRSVHVELFYVDAPPPRPRRTTEASGVTTALTTVLDGRRATAPVARDVSLLEGAQATRGDLPFACKGGVCGTCRALVRDGETDMRRNYALEPAEVDSGFVLTCQTFPVSDRVTVDFDA, encoded by the coding sequence ATGACCGCCCCCGCGGTGTCCCATCGCGTCTCGGCGACCTTCCACCCGCTGACCGTCACCGCCGTCGAGCGGCTGTGCGACGACGCGGTCGCGGTCACATTCGCGGTCCCCGACGAGCTCCGGGAGGCCTACGCGTTCCGAGCCGGCCAGTCGCTCACGCTGCGCCGGACGATCGACGGCCGGGAGGAGCGCCGGTCGTACTCGATCTGCGCCGCGACCGGCCAGAACCCCCGCATCGGCGTCCGCGAGATCCCGACCGGCCTGTTCTCGTCCTGGCTGGTCCACGACGTCCGCCCGGGCACGACGATCGACGTCCAGACCCCGACCGGCACCTGGCACGCCGACCCGGCCCTGGGCGAACGACACCTGTGCATCGCCGCCGGGTCGGGCATCACGCCGGTCATGTCGATCGCCTCGACCGTGCTCACCCACCCGTCCGCGCACGTGTCGCTGCTCTACGGCAACCGCACCAGCCGCACGGTGATGTTCGCCGACGAACTCGGCGACCTGAAGAACCGCTACGGCCCCCGCCTGCAGGTCACCCACGTCCTCTCCCGCGAGCCCCGCGACGTCGAGCTGTTCTCGGGCCGCCTCGACCGCGACCGGCTCCGCCGGCTCCTCACCGACGTGGTTCCGGTCGAGACGTACGACCACGTCTGGCTGTGCGGCCCGCTCGCGATGGTCGACGACGCGCGAGCCGTGCTGGCCGAGTGCGGCGTGCCCCCGCGTAGCGTCCACGTTGAGCTTTTCTATGTGGACGCTCCACCGCCGCGGCCGCGCCGGACGACGGAGGCGTCCGGAGTGACCACCGCACTCACGACGGTGCTCGACGGGCGCCGGGCGACCGCACCGGTGGCGCGGGACGTGTCGCTCCTGGAGGGAGCGCAGGCGACCCGGGGCGACCTGCCGTTCGCCTGCAAGGGTGGGGTGTGCGGGACGTGCCGGGCGCTGGTCCGGGACGGCGAGACCGACATGCGGCGCAACTACGCGCTGGAACCGGCCGAGGTCGACAGCGGATTCGTGCTCACGTGTCAGACCTTTCCGGTCAGTGACCGCGTGACGGTGGATTTCGATGCCTGA
- the paaI gene encoding hydroxyphenylacetyl-CoA thioesterase PaaI, giving the protein MPEDERVPRAEGVTVAPDADAIARRSAEVMLGADTASRSLGMRLERVGPGTAEVSMVVRPDMTNGWELCHGGLIATLADSAFAVACNSYGEVTVAAGFDVTFLESGRAGDRLVARAEERARRGRSGIYDVTVLRLGVDGVPDAIVAEFRGRSRSLGRPIPGVP; this is encoded by the coding sequence ATGCCTGAGGATGAGCGTGTTCCTCGTGCGGAGGGCGTGACCGTGGCGCCGGACGCCGATGCGATCGCGCGGCGCAGCGCCGAGGTGATGCTGGGCGCGGACACCGCGAGCCGGTCGCTCGGGATGCGGCTGGAGCGGGTCGGGCCGGGCACCGCGGAGGTGTCGATGGTGGTGCGGCCGGACATGACGAACGGGTGGGAGCTGTGCCACGGCGGCCTGATCGCGACGCTGGCCGACAGCGCGTTCGCGGTGGCCTGCAATTCGTATGGCGAGGTCACGGTGGCGGCGGGGTTCGATGTGACGTTCCTGGAGTCGGGTCGGGCTGGTGACCGGCTGGTCGCGCGGGCCGAGGAGCGGGCTCGGCGGGGGCGGTCCGGGATCTATGACGTGACGGTGCTGCGGCTGGGGGTCGACGGTGTGCCTGACGCGATCGTCGCCGAGTTCCGTGGCCGGAGCCGGTCGCTCGGGCGGCCGATCCCGGGGGTCCCGTGA
- a CDS encoding TetR/AcrR family transcriptional regulator: MTAVDPTPPIRRGRGRPGHDQAAVLRAAIDLWNRKGYDATSIGDLARELGVTKPAIYHHVSSKEDLLRLALDDALDELTTVVREASDRPTTDTAYERLRVVVHRSVEVLVAHQPSVTLLLRVRGNTPVELDALRRRRWLDDRLAALVQGAVAEGALRDDVPPDLVSRLLFGMVNSLVEWYRPDGSYDASTVADSLAAIAFDGLTRHDA, translated from the coding sequence GTGACCGCAGTCGATCCGACCCCACCGATCCGCCGCGGCCGCGGCCGTCCGGGCCATGACCAAGCGGCCGTCCTGCGGGCCGCGATCGATCTGTGGAACCGCAAGGGCTACGACGCGACCAGCATCGGCGACCTGGCCAGAGAGCTCGGAGTCACCAAGCCGGCGATCTACCACCACGTCTCCAGCAAGGAAGACCTGCTCCGGCTCGCGCTCGACGACGCGCTCGACGAACTGACCACGGTGGTGCGGGAGGCATCCGACCGCCCCACGACCGACACCGCCTACGAGCGACTGCGCGTCGTCGTGCACCGGTCGGTGGAGGTGCTGGTCGCGCACCAGCCGTCGGTGACGCTGCTGCTGCGCGTGCGGGGCAACACGCCGGTCGAGCTGGACGCGCTGCGCCGCCGCCGCTGGCTCGACGACCGGCTCGCCGCCCTGGTGCAGGGGGCGGTCGCCGAGGGCGCGCTGCGGGACGACGTCCCGCCGGATCTGGTCAGCCGGCTGCTGTTCGGGATGGTGAACTCGCTGGTCGAGTGGTACCGCCCGGACGGCTCGTACGACGCGTCGACGGTCGCCGACTCCCTCGCCGCGATCGCGTTCGACGGCCTCACCCGCCACGACGCCTGA
- a CDS encoding dihydrolipoamide acetyltransferase family protein, which yields MSTFVLPDLGEGLTEAEIVRWLVAPGETVAVDQAVVEVETAKATVEVPTPFAGVVTGVHAAVGETLGVGRPLLSVSEVEEGSGAVLIGYGTGAAEGARRRRRPRAKRAGVVFGSDAPRADGGVPGGGVPGGGAPGGGVPGVGVPGGGVPGGGVPGGGVPGGGGSGGSAGGAVGSGGEAGRSVGEAEGRPRVVSPLVRKLAAEHGVDLLAIRGTGHGGLILRRDVERAAGIAAPGRLPAARAGSTKAWPTDHDPELTDDASSTHLGAVLNHGPGGAVRDHGPGGAVRDHGPGGAVRDHGPGGAVLNHGPGGEPSGGAATVLKGRSALSAAGVAAAAVYERARREIPDVTIWADVDTTALVNLREQLRPGPGLIAYLARFTVSALRDFPVFNARFDPDRREIVHHPHVHLGLAVQGRRGLVVPAVQNAESLTTTDLDTEIRRLTEAAREGTAGPANGTFTLNNYGVFDIDGSTPILVPPQVGMLALGRIIDRPWVVDGAIVPRKIASLSLVFDHRVCDGATAAAFLRRVADAIENPAAAVARL from the coding sequence GTGAGCACGTTCGTGTTGCCGGACCTCGGAGAGGGCCTGACCGAGGCCGAGATCGTGCGGTGGCTGGTGGCGCCGGGGGAGACCGTGGCGGTCGACCAGGCGGTCGTGGAGGTGGAGACCGCGAAGGCGACCGTGGAGGTGCCGACGCCGTTCGCCGGGGTGGTGACCGGGGTGCATGCGGCGGTGGGGGAGACGCTCGGGGTGGGGCGGCCGCTGTTGTCGGTGTCGGAGGTGGAAGAGGGGTCCGGGGCGGTTTTGATCGGGTACGGGACTGGTGCAGCGGAGGGGGCGAGGAGGCGCCGGCGGCCGAGGGCGAAGCGGGCCGGGGTGGTGTTCGGCTCCGACGCGCCGCGCGCCGACGGAGGCGTTCCCGGCGGAGGCGTTCCGGGCGGGGGCGCTCCCGGCGGAGGCGTCCCCGGCGTAGGCGTTCCGGGCGGGGGCGTTCCGGGCGGGGGTGTTCCGGGCGGGGGTGTTCCGGGCGGGGGCGGCTCCGGCGGGAGTGCGGGCGGCGCAGTTGGGTCCGGCGGGGAGGCGGGGCGCTCGGTCGGGGAGGCCGAAGGGCGACCTCGAGTGGTTTCGCCGTTGGTGCGGAAGCTCGCGGCCGAGCACGGCGTCGATCTCCTAGCGATCCGAGGCACCGGCCACGGAGGCCTGATCCTCCGCCGCGACGTCGAACGCGCCGCGGGCATCGCCGCCCCGGGCCGGCTGCCGGCCGCGCGAGCCGGATCGACCAAGGCGTGGCCTACCGATCACGATCCGGAACTGACCGACGACGCCTCATCGACCCACCTCGGCGCAGTGCTCAACCACGGGCCCGGCGGCGCAGTGCGCGACCACGGGCCCGGCGGCGCAGTGCGCGACCACGGGCCCGGCGGCGCAGTGCGCGACCACGGGCCCGGCGGCGCAGTGCTCAACCACGGGCCCGGCGGCGAACCATCCGGCGGCGCGGCGACGGTCCTGAAGGGGCGGTCGGCATTGTCGGCGGCCGGCGTCGCGGCGGCGGCGGTGTACGAGCGGGCGCGGCGCGAGATCCCCGACGTCACGATCTGGGCCGACGTGGACACCACGGCGCTCGTCAACCTGCGCGAACAGCTACGCCCCGGCCCGGGGCTGATCGCCTACCTCGCCCGCTTCACCGTCTCCGCCCTCCGCGACTTCCCGGTCTTCAACGCCCGATTCGACCCCGACCGCCGGGAAATCGTCCACCACCCGCACGTCCATCTGGGGCTCGCCGTCCAGGGCCGCCGGGGCTTGGTCGTCCCCGCGGTGCAGAACGCCGAATCCCTCACCACGACCGACCTCGACACCGAGATCCGCCGCCTCACCGAAGCCGCCCGCGAGGGGACCGCCGGCCCGGCCAACGGCACCTTCACCCTCAACAACTACGGCGTGTTCGACATCGACGGCAGCACCCCGATCCTCGTCCCGCCCCAGGTAGGAATGCTCGCGCTGGGCCGCATCATCGATCGCCCATGGGTCGTCGACGGTGCGATCGTCCCCCGCAAGATCGCCAGCCTGAGCCTCGTCTTCGATCACCGCGTCTGCGACGGCGCCACGGCCGCCGCGTTTCTCCGCCGAGTCGCCGACGCGATCGAGAACCCAGCGGCAGCCGTCGCCCGCCTCTGA
- a CDS encoding alpha-ketoacid dehydrogenase subunit beta — protein sequence MEKVTMAGAINRALRDAMAVDSSVVVFGEDVGALGGVFRVTDGLAAEFGSERCFDTPLAESGIVGMAVGMAMNGFRPVVEMQFDAFAYPAFEQIVSHVAKMRNRTAGAVTLPIVLRIPYGGGIGGVEHHCDSSEAYYAHTPGLEVYAPSSAADAYELMRAALRRSDPVVFLEPKKLYWTSEEVAFSSLSSSSLSSPSAAALSSSPSAAAVASSPLAGASVAGAAVAASPLAGASVAGAAVAGASVAGAEPGRAVVRRAGTDVTLIAYGPSVGVCLSAASVAFLEGRSLEVVDMRTLVPFDDETVCASVARTGRAVVVAEAAGFGGVAAEIAARVSERCFTALAAPVRRVTGFDIPYPPPAYESFHLPSVDRVLDAVDDLQWEDA from the coding sequence ATGGAGAAGGTCACGATGGCCGGGGCCATCAACCGCGCGTTGCGTGACGCGATGGCGGTGGATTCCTCGGTGGTGGTGTTCGGTGAGGACGTCGGCGCGCTCGGCGGGGTCTTCCGGGTGACCGACGGGCTGGCCGCGGAATTCGGATCGGAGCGGTGCTTCGATACGCCGCTGGCCGAGTCGGGCATCGTCGGGATGGCGGTCGGGATGGCGATGAACGGCTTCCGGCCGGTCGTCGAGATGCAGTTCGACGCGTTCGCGTATCCGGCGTTCGAGCAGATCGTCAGCCATGTCGCCAAGATGCGGAACCGGACCGCGGGCGCGGTCACGCTGCCGATCGTGCTGCGGATTCCGTACGGCGGGGGGATCGGAGGAGTCGAGCACCACTGCGACTCTTCCGAGGCGTACTACGCCCATACGCCGGGCCTGGAGGTCTATGCCCCTTCGTCGGCGGCGGATGCGTACGAGCTGATGCGCGCCGCGTTGCGGCGGTCGGATCCGGTCGTGTTTCTCGAGCCCAAGAAGCTGTATTGGACGTCGGAGGAGGTGGCGTTCTCGTCGTTGTCGTCGTCATCGTTGTCGTCGCCATCGGCGGCGGCGCTGTCTTCGTCGCCGTCCGCGGCGGCGGTGGCGTCGTCGCCGTTGGCGGGGGCGTCGGTGGCGGGGGCGGCAGTGGCGGCGTCGCCGTTGGCGGGGGCGTCGGTGGCGGGGGCGGCAGTGGCGGGAGCGTCGGTGGCCGGGGCGGAGCCGGGGCGGGCGGTCGTGCGGCGGGCCGGGACCGACGTGACGCTGATCGCGTACGGGCCGTCGGTGGGGGTTTGTCTGTCGGCGGCCTCGGTCGCGTTCCTGGAGGGGCGATCGCTGGAGGTCGTGGACATGCGCACACTCGTGCCGTTCGACGACGAGACCGTGTGCGCGTCGGTGGCGCGGACCGGGCGGGCCGTGGTGGTCGCGGAGGCGGCGGGCTTCGGTGGGGTCGCGGCGGAGATCGCCGCGCGGGTGAGCGAGCGGTGCTTCACCGCGCTGGCCGCGCCGGTGCGGAGGGTGACCGGGTTCGACATCCCGTACCCGCCGCCGGCGTACGAGTCGTTTCACCTCCCGAGCGTGGACCGGGTGCTCGACGCCGTGGACGACCTGCAGTGGGAGGACGCGTGA
- a CDS encoding thiamine pyrophosphate-dependent enzyme translates to MTRDPAHLLPSADPVQLIDVEGKRVRDDVRIPEATDLVRAYGALVLGRRFNEQAYALVRQGRLAVYPSSTGQEACQIAAAHVLDDGDWLFPTYRDAVAMVARGVDPVETLTLLRGDWHCGYDPYRHRVATQATPLATQLPHAVGVALAAKLRSEPTVALAMCGDGATSEGDFAEALNFAAVFAVPVVFFVQNNEYAISVPLSRQTAAPSLAHRGIGFGIPGQRVDGNDVAALLTVLGDAVARARAGEGPQLVEAHTYRVQAHTNADDDGRYRSADEVSAWAPRDPLLRLATYLRASGLLDDAAQVAFDTEAERVAAALRASSPAAPDPARLFAHVFAEPTPQLREQAALVRDELSREVEV, encoded by the coding sequence ATGACACGTGATCCCGCTCACTTGTTGCCGTCGGCCGACCCCGTCCAGCTCATCGACGTCGAAGGAAAGCGGGTGCGGGACGACGTCCGCATACCGGAGGCGACGGACCTGGTGCGCGCCTACGGCGCGCTCGTTCTCGGCCGGAGGTTCAACGAACAGGCGTACGCGCTGGTCCGGCAGGGCCGGCTGGCGGTCTACCCGTCGTCGACGGGGCAGGAGGCGTGTCAGATCGCGGCGGCGCACGTGCTCGACGACGGGGACTGGCTGTTCCCGACCTACCGCGACGCGGTCGCTATGGTGGCGCGCGGGGTCGACCCGGTCGAGACGCTGACCCTGCTACGCGGCGACTGGCACTGCGGGTACGACCCCTACCGGCACCGGGTCGCCACCCAGGCGACGCCGCTGGCGACCCAGCTGCCGCACGCGGTCGGGGTCGCTCTCGCGGCGAAACTGCGCTCCGAGCCGACCGTGGCGCTGGCGATGTGCGGCGACGGCGCCACCAGCGAGGGCGACTTCGCCGAGGCGCTGAACTTCGCCGCCGTGTTCGCGGTTCCGGTGGTGTTCTTCGTGCAGAACAACGAGTACGCGATCTCGGTGCCGCTATCCCGCCAGACGGCGGCACCGTCACTGGCCCACCGGGGCATCGGGTTCGGCATCCCGGGCCAGCGGGTCGACGGCAACGACGTCGCCGCGCTGCTCACCGTGCTCGGCGACGCGGTCGCGCGGGCGCGGGCCGGGGAGGGGCCGCAGCTCGTCGAGGCGCACACCTACCGCGTGCAGGCCCACACGAACGCCGACGACGACGGGCGCTACCGGTCGGCGGACGAGGTCTCCGCGTGGGCTCCGCGGGACCCGCTGCTGCGATTGGCGACCTACCTGCGCGCTTCCGGGCTGCTGGACGACGCGGCGCAGGTCGCGTTCGACACCGAGGCCGAGCGGGTCGCGGCCGCGCTGCGGGCGTCGTCGCCGGCCGCGCCCGACCCCGCCCGGCTGTTCGCGCACGTCTTCGCCGAGCCGACACCGCAGCTGAGGGAGCAGGCCGCGCTGGTGCGGGACGAGCTGAGCCGGGAGGTCGAGGTCTGA
- a CDS encoding Lrp/AsnC family transcriptional regulator: MAIRLDDVDRRILAELTADGRLSMRTLAERVHISRANAYARVDRLRENGVIRGFHADVDPTALGLGTTAYVTLNLSQHEWRTLRARLRSLPGVVQIGLVGGEFDVILLVRTRDNAELRRLVLDEIQSIDGVLSTRTLLVFEELEPVEPVTWDE, encoded by the coding sequence ATGGCCATCCGTCTGGACGACGTCGACCGCCGCATCCTGGCCGAGCTGACCGCGGACGGCCGCCTGTCGATGCGCACGCTCGCCGAGCGGGTCCATATCTCGCGGGCGAACGCGTACGCCCGGGTCGACCGGCTGCGCGAGAACGGGGTGATCCGCGGCTTCCACGCCGACGTCGACCCGACCGCGCTCGGGCTCGGAACGACCGCCTACGTGACGCTGAACCTGAGCCAGCACGAGTGGCGGACGCTCCGGGCGCGGTTGCGGTCGCTCCCCGGCGTCGTGCAGATCGGGCTGGTCGGGGGCGAGTTCGACGTGATCCTGCTCGTCCGGACCCGGGACAACGCCGAGTTGCGCCGGTTGGTGCTGGACGAGATCCAGAGCATCGACGGGGTGTTGAGCACTCGGACGCTGCTGGTGTTCGAGGAGCTGGAACCGGTCGAGCCGGTCACTTGGGATGAATAG
- a CDS encoding serine/threonine-protein kinase — protein MHRLPDVPGYELRDVLGSGGCATVYLATQIVVGRDVAVKVDNRTLNTERDQRRFYREVQAAGRLSDHPHVIGLYDAGTLADGRPYLVMELCTGGSLNDVLKSRGGLPAAEVHDLAVRLADALGAAHRLGVLHRDIKPANILVNRYGMVGLADFGLASILTADVEQSVTLEALTPAYAPPEAFSMAPPAPTGDVYSFGATLYALLNGRPPRFPDTGSPSLAAIVRMLDEPLPWLPWVPPPLMQVIAQAMAPSPAERFADGAAMYAALAQASVSASGYAVGTGAGATSAPSISLRPPDAGPSPHPSFPSGPPQAAAPSGPPQAAGPVSGPARPGGDAGAPRAGSEPPWQSHPSFPSGPSAGESGRHAAAPESAGAPPYAWAPAHRGDPSSPAGGGKRGVGLAGVLAGAAAALVVVALVGAGFFVFRDRGGEPGTTAAPKAESSGPATTSGGVDYGVETTTASCPAAKAGGRCVVEPECWSGMVVIVGQVTIERQPCDDLHRWETFAIAPLPRDALTSSQTTLSEHPDVTKLCTSAVMLATRRTDAAKRVPTAEWSVDVLPPSERAYADGSRVYRCVAAVISPDTDGSSGSAFTT, from the coding sequence GTGCACCGGCTCCCCGACGTTCCCGGCTACGAGCTCCGCGACGTGCTCGGGTCCGGTGGGTGCGCGACCGTCTATCTGGCGACCCAGATCGTCGTCGGACGGGACGTCGCCGTGAAGGTCGACAACCGGACCTTGAACACGGAGCGTGACCAACGCCGCTTCTACCGTGAGGTGCAGGCGGCCGGTCGGCTGTCCGACCATCCGCACGTGATCGGGCTGTACGACGCCGGGACGCTGGCCGACGGGCGTCCGTATCTGGTGATGGAGCTGTGCACCGGCGGGTCGCTGAACGACGTGCTCAAGTCCCGCGGCGGGTTGCCGGCCGCCGAGGTGCACGACCTCGCCGTGCGACTGGCCGACGCGCTCGGTGCGGCGCACCGGCTGGGGGTGCTGCACCGGGACATCAAGCCGGCCAACATCCTGGTGAACCGCTACGGGATGGTCGGCCTGGCCGACTTCGGGCTCGCGTCCATCCTCACGGCCGACGTCGAGCAGTCGGTGACGCTCGAGGCGCTGACGCCCGCCTACGCGCCGCCCGAGGCGTTCTCGATGGCGCCGCCGGCGCCGACGGGGGACGTCTATTCGTTCGGGGCGACGCTCTACGCGCTGTTGAACGGGCGGCCGCCGCGGTTTCCCGACACCGGGTCGCCGAGCCTGGCGGCGATCGTCCGGATGCTCGACGAGCCGCTGCCGTGGCTGCCCTGGGTGCCGCCGCCGTTGATGCAGGTGATCGCGCAGGCCATGGCGCCGTCGCCGGCGGAGCGGTTCGCGGACGGGGCGGCGATGTACGCGGCCCTGGCGCAGGCGTCGGTGAGTGCCTCGGGGTACGCGGTGGGGACTGGTGCGGGTGCGACCTCCGCCCCGAGTATTTCGCTCCGGCCACCGGACGCCGGGCCGTCGCCGCACCCGAGTTTTCCGAGCGGGCCGCCGCAGGCGGCGGCTCCGAGTGGGCCGCCGCAGGCGGCTGGGCCGGTCAGCGGACCGGCGCGGCCGGGCGGGGATGCGGGCGCGCCGCGGGCGGGGTCCGAGCCGCCGTGGCAATCGCATCCGAGTTTTCCGAGTGGGCCGTCGGCCGGGGAGTCGGGGCGGCACGCGGCCGCGCCGGAGAGCGCCGGGGCGCCGCCGTACGCCTGGGCGCCCGCGCACCGGGGCGACCCGTCGTCGCCGGCGGGAGGCGGGAAGCGGGGGGTCGGGCTGGCCGGCGTGCTCGCCGGGGCCGCGGCGGCGCTGGTGGTGGTCGCGCTGGTCGGGGCCGGTTTCTTCGTGTTCCGGGATCGGGGTGGCGAGCCCGGTACCACCGCGGCGCCGAAGGCCGAGTCGTCCGGGCCGGCGACGACGTCGGGTGGCGTCGACTACGGGGTCGAGACGACGACCGCCTCGTGCCCGGCCGCGAAGGCCGGCGGCCGCTGTGTCGTGGAGCCGGAGTGCTGGTCGGGGATGGTCGTCATCGTCGGGCAGGTCACGATCGAGCGCCAGCCCTGCGACGACCTCCACCGCTGGGAGACGTTCGCGATCGCGCCGCTCCCGCGGGACGCGCTCACGTCCAGCCAGACGACGCTCAGCGAACACCCCGACGTCACCAAGCTCTGCACGTCCGCGGTCATGCTCGCCACCCGGCGCACCGACGCGGCCAAGCGGGTCCCAACCGCCGAGTGGTCGGTCGACGTCCTCCCGCCGAGCGAGCGCGCCTACGCCGACGGTTCGCGCGTCTACCGGTGCGTCGCCGCGGTGATCTCGCCGGACACGGACGGCAGCTCGGGCAGCGCGTTCACCACCTGA
- a CDS encoding ATP-dependent 6-phosphofructokinase: MQLSDLQAITHEDLLITRLGQRTVDTPLQDLLGNRQESVHYVTETDRVLVDDTLGIAKNRVTHTADLPAFNPGGPRAKLFFDPSEVTAAIVTCGGLCPGLNNVIRALVLHLKHAYGCRDVLGFKNGYQGLADGSDPVRLTPDLVRDIHNRGGTILGTSRGNQDPATMIDTLVRHKVDMLFVVGGDGTLRGAARLAAEANRRGLPIAVVGVPKTIDNDIPWIDHSFGFQTAYARAAESITAAHVEASSGVNGIGLVKLMGRHSGFIAAHATLVAQGVDFTLIPEVPFTLDGLLAGVRKKLADQGHAVVVVAEGAGQNLLPASTATDPSGNRKLGDVGAFLRGALTDGLSDLPFSLRYIDPGYAIRSVPANAFDAVYCTRLAQAATHAAMAGFTSMMVGSRRGRFINMPIKLATATSNHVDPYGDLWMAVLETTGQPLTL; this comes from the coding sequence GTGCAACTGAGTGACTTGCAGGCCATTACCCACGAAGACCTGTTGATCACCCGGCTAGGGCAACGCACCGTGGACACCCCGTTACAGGATCTGCTCGGGAACCGTCAGGAGTCGGTGCACTACGTCACCGAGACCGACCGCGTTCTCGTCGACGACACGCTAGGTATCGCCAAGAACCGGGTCACACACACCGCCGATCTGCCGGCGTTCAACCCGGGCGGCCCGCGGGCGAAGCTCTTCTTCGACCCTTCCGAGGTGACCGCGGCGATCGTCACGTGCGGTGGTCTCTGCCCCGGCCTGAACAACGTGATCCGCGCGCTGGTGCTGCACCTGAAGCACGCCTACGGCTGCCGGGACGTCCTCGGGTTCAAGAACGGCTACCAGGGCCTGGCCGACGGGTCCGACCCGGTGCGGCTCACGCCCGACCTGGTCCGCGACATCCACAACCGGGGCGGCACGATCCTCGGCACGTCCCGGGGCAACCAGGACCCGGCGACGATGATCGACACGCTGGTCCGGCACAAGGTCGACATGCTGTTCGTCGTCGGCGGCGACGGGACGCTCCGCGGCGCGGCCCGGCTGGCGGCCGAGGCGAACCGGCGCGGGCTCCCGATCGCGGTCGTGGGCGTCCCGAAGACGATCGACAACGACATCCCGTGGATCGACCACAGCTTCGGGTTCCAGACCGCGTACGCCCGGGCGGCCGAGTCGATCACCGCCGCGCACGTCGAGGCCAGCTCCGGCGTCAACGGGATCGGGCTGGTCAAGCTGATGGGCCGGCACTCCGGCTTCATCGCCGCGCACGCGACGCTGGTCGCGCAGGGCGTCGACTTCACGCTGATTCCCGAGGTGCCGTTCACGCTCGACGGCCTGCTGGCCGGCGTCCGCAAGAAGCTGGCCGACCAGGGGCACGCGGTCGTGGTCGTCGCCGAAGGCGCGGGGCAGAACCTGCTGCCGGCCTCGACCGCGACCGACCCGAGCGGGAACCGGAAGCTCGGGGACGTCGGGGCGTTCCTCCGGGGCGCGCTGACCGACGGGCTCTCCGACCTGCCGTTCTCGCTGCGGTACATCGACCCGGGCTACGCGATCCGGTCGGTGCCGGCGAACGCGTTCGACGCGGTCTACTGCACGCGGCTGGCCCAGGCCGCGACGCACGCGGCGATGGCCGGGTTCACGTCGATGATGGTCGGCAGCCGCCGCGGCCGGTTCATCAACATGCCGATCAAGCTGGCCACCGCGACGAGCAACCACGTCGACCCGTACGGCGACCTCTGGATGGCCGTCCTCGAGACGACGGGCCAGCCCCTCACGCTGTGA